One genomic region from uncultured Fusobacterium sp. encodes:
- a CDS encoding Fe-S-containing hydro-lyase has translation MEYHITTPLKEEDIAKLKAGDTVKITGVIYTARDAAHARLVKLLDEGKELPIDVKGQVIYYVGPTPAKPGRPIGSAGPTTSYRMDAYAPRLIKEGLKGMIGKGARSKEVKDAIKSEKAVYFAAVGGAAALIAKSIKKAEIITYEDLGAEALRRMEVVDFPAIVINDIYGGDLYQEGQAKWNELDK, from the coding sequence ATGGAATATCATATTACTACACCATTAAAAGAAGAAGATATAGCTAAATTAAAAGCTGGAGATACAGTAAAAATCACTGGAGTTATATATACTGCTAGAGATGCTGCACATGCTAGATTAGTAAAATTACTAGATGAAGGAAAAGAACTTCCAATAGATGTAAAAGGACAAGTTATCTACTATGTAGGACCAACACCTGCTAAACCTGGAAGACCTATCGGAAGTGCAGGACCTACTACAAGTTACAGAATGGATGCTTATGCACCTAGACTTATCAAAGAGGGATTAAAAGGAATGATAGGAAAAGGAGCTAGGTCTAAAGAAGTTAAAGATGCTATAAAATCTGAAAAAGCTGTATATTTTGCAGCAGTTGGGGGAGCAGCAGCTCTTATAGCTAAATCTATTAAAAAAGCTGAAATTATAACTTATGAAGATTTAGGAGCAGAGGCATTAAGAAGAATGGAAGTTGTAGACTTCCCAGCAATAGTTATCAATGATATCTATGGTGGAGACCTTTATCAAGAAGGTCAAGCTAAATGGAATGAACTAGATAAATAG
- a CDS encoding mechanosensitive ion channel family protein, producing the protein MDFLATITALENEDGKKIFKVMVNDTISLCVRVLVFALIFYIGKKLINVILTYVDMMSKDRFDVGARQFSKSFIKLGMYIILFLVGLLVFGFKEQSIITMISAVGLGVGISLKGFLSNIAGGVVILFTRPFTVGEYIEVNGAFGEVYKIDVFSTHINTLDSKRVIIPNNVMLSSNVINHDANEYRRIKLEIPVSYECDQKRAVEVLENISKTYEGLEHDRKPFINIMAYGDSSVNIYFIVWTKREGYYRTRGNLIAHIIEVFNKENIEIPYNKLDVNIKNCRGD; encoded by the coding sequence ATGGATTTTTTAGCAACAATTACTGCACTTGAAAATGAGGATGGGAAAAAAATATTTAAGGTAATGGTGAACGACACAATTTCTCTTTGTGTTAGAGTTTTAGTTTTTGCTTTAATATTTTATATTGGGAAAAAACTGATCAATGTTATTTTAACCTATGTAGATATGATGTCAAAGGACAGATTTGATGTAGGGGCAAGACAATTTAGTAAATCTTTTATAAAACTGGGAATGTATATAATCTTATTTTTAGTAGGATTACTTGTTTTTGGTTTTAAAGAGCAATCTATCATAACTATGATAAGTGCTGTAGGACTAGGTGTAGGAATATCTTTAAAAGGATTTCTTTCAAACATTGCAGGAGGAGTAGTTATTCTATTTACTAGACCTTTTACTGTTGGAGAGTATATAGAAGTAAATGGAGCTTTTGGTGAAGTTTATAAAATTGATGTATTTTCTACTCATATTAATACCCTAGATAGTAAAAGGGTAATTATTCCAAATAATGTTATGCTAAGTAGTAATGTTATTAACCATGATGCCAATGAGTATCGTAGAATAAAGCTTGAAATTCCTGTTTCATATGAATGTGATCAAAAGAGAGCCGTTGAAGTTCTTGAAAATATCAGTAAGACATATGAGGGTTTAGAACATGATAGAAAACCATTTATAAATATAATGGCTTATGGAGATTCTTCAGTAAATATTTATTTTATAGTTTGGACAAAGAGAGAAGGATATTATAGAACTAGAGGAAATCTAATAGCACATATTATAGAGGTATTTAATAAGGAAAATATTGAGATTCCATATAATAAATTGGATGTTAATATAAAAAATTGTAGAGGTGATTAA
- a CDS encoding arsenate reductase ArsC — protein sequence MKKVAFICVHNSCRSQIAEALGKYYGKGVFESYSAGTETKPQINQDAVRIMKKIYGIDMEETQKSKLLSEIPDVDIVITMGCNVNCPFLPCEHREDWGLDDPSGKSDEEFIKVIEIIDSKIKELVEKLK from the coding sequence ATGAAAAAAGTAGCTTTTATATGTGTCCATAACTCTTGTAGAAGTCAGATAGCTGAAGCTTTAGGAAAATATTATGGAAAGGGAGTTTTTGAAAGTTATAGTGCAGGAACAGAAACTAAACCACAAATAAATCAAGATGCAGTGAGAATTATGAAAAAAATATATGGAATTGATATGGAAGAAACTCAAAAATCGAAACTTTTATCAGAAATTCCAGATGTAGATATAGTAATAACTATGGGATGTAATGTAAATTGTCCATTTCTTCCTTGTGAACATAGGGAAGATTGGGGATTAGATGATCCTAGTGGAAAATCTGATGAGGAATTTATAAAAGTTATAGAGATTATAGATTCAAAGATAAAAGAGTTAGTTGAAAAATTAAAATAG
- a CDS encoding ROK family protein produces MEVIYQKREKIRNENRTFRFLVDIREFNKLEISQYLNISIPTVTKIVDKFLKDKLILEIGTEQGKLGRKATRYRFNPDAYFSIGIKIEKDYLAMVLTNLDGTILKRVTVHEEFVNEENFVFLIINELKKFLWEFDKKSSLKGIGIVLPGIVDSANDKIKIGGNFTLSPESLREIEEEFDLPIYLENEANAGAIGEYLMNSHELSDVKNMIFLSIDTEIGSGIIIDKVLYRGGNGNKAGEIGHITVIPNGRECTCGFRGCLDQYCSNLALVREFKEKFKYNFEEYDEIFQSDYIDTPEGKDIIKEYVKNLATGILPALLLLNPEKIVIGGKICNYKEYFEEPLKEILFKNNSFYDNSDILEFSTLADTASLLGAAFLPLSDLYRVEK; encoded by the coding sequence ATGGAAGTTATTTATCAAAAAAGAGAGAAAATAAGAAATGAAAATAGAACTTTTAGATTTCTTGTTGATATAAGAGAGTTTAATAAACTTGAAATTTCTCAATACTTAAATATAAGTATTCCTACTGTTACTAAAATAGTTGATAAATTTTTAAAAGATAAATTAATTTTAGAAATAGGAACAGAACAAGGAAAATTAGGAAGAAAAGCAACAAGGTATAGATTTAATCCTGATGCTTATTTCTCAATAGGTATCAAAATTGAAAAGGATTATCTAGCTATGGTGCTTACTAATTTAGATGGAACTATTTTAAAAAGAGTGACAGTTCATGAGGAATTTGTAAATGAAGAAAACTTTGTTTTTCTTATAATCAACGAGTTGAAAAAGTTCTTATGGGAGTTTGACAAAAAATCATCATTAAAAGGTATAGGAATTGTTCTTCCTGGCATAGTTGACTCTGCAAACGATAAGATTAAAATAGGAGGTAACTTTACTTTATCTCCTGAAAGCTTAAGAGAGATTGAGGAGGAGTTTGATCTTCCTATCTATTTAGAAAATGAAGCAAATGCTGGAGCTATTGGAGAATATCTAATGAATAGCCACGAACTATCAGATGTAAAAAATATGATCTTCCTATCTATAGATACAGAAATTGGTTCTGGAATTATTATAGATAAGGTATTATATAGAGGTGGCAATGGAAATAAAGCTGGTGAAATTGGGCATATCACAGTAATTCCAAATGGTAGAGAGTGTACTTGTGGTTTTAGAGGTTGCTTAGATCAATACTGCTCAAACCTTGCATTAGTAAGAGAATTTAAAGAGAAGTTTAAATATAACTTTGAAGAGTATGATGAGATTTTCCAAAGTGATTATATTGATACACCAGAAGGAAAAGATATTATTAAAGAATATGTTAAAAATCTAGCAACAGGAATTTTACCTGCTTTGCTACTTTTAAATCCTGAAAAAATAGTTATTGGTGGTAAAATTTGTAATTATAAAGAGTATTTTGAGGAACCTTTAAAAGAGATACTATTTAAAAATAATAGTTTCTACGATAATTCTGATATATTAGAATTTTCAACTTTAGCAGATACAGCTTCTCTATTAGGAGCAGCTTTTTTACCTCTTAGTGATCTTTATAGAGTAGAAAAATAG
- a CDS encoding fumarate hydratase, whose product MRELDLQRVTDEVERMCIEGNYFIGKEVLDKIKEAYAKEESEVGKNILGQIIENDEIAANEQVPMCQDTGIVVVFLEVGTEVRIPGDIYAAINEGVRRGYEKGYLRKSVVKDPLDRVNTKDNTPAVIHTTLVPGSDKVKIVVAPKGGGSENMSALRMLKPSDGIDGIKKLVVETIKNAGGNPCPPIIVGVGIGGNFEKSAILAKKAVLRDINDKSSSPINAKLEEELLELINKTGVGPLGLGGRTTALAVKVETYPCHIAALPVAININCHAARHKEVEL is encoded by the coding sequence ATGAGAGAATTAGATTTACAAAGAGTAACTGATGAAGTAGAAAGAATGTGTATTGAAGGAAACTACTTTATTGGAAAAGAAGTTTTAGACAAAATTAAAGAAGCTTATGCAAAAGAAGAATCAGAAGTAGGAAAAAATATTCTAGGGCAAATCATTGAAAATGATGAAATTGCTGCGAATGAACAAGTTCCTATGTGTCAAGATACAGGAATCGTAGTTGTATTCTTAGAAGTTGGAACAGAAGTAAGAATACCAGGAGATATATATGCTGCAATCAATGAAGGAGTAAGAAGAGGATATGAGAAAGGATATTTAAGAAAATCAGTAGTTAAAGATCCTTTAGATAGAGTAAATACTAAAGATAATACTCCAGCAGTTATTCATACTACATTAGTTCCAGGTTCAGATAAAGTAAAAATCGTTGTAGCTCCAAAAGGTGGAGGTTCTGAAAACATGAGTGCTTTAAGAATGTTAAAACCATCTGACGGAATCGACGGAATTAAAAAATTAGTAGTAGAAACTATTAAAAATGCAGGAGGAAACCCTTGCCCTCCAATTATAGTAGGAGTAGGAATCGGAGGAAACTTTGAAAAATCTGCAATTCTAGCAAAAAAAGCTGTACTTAGAGATATCAATGATAAGAGCAGCAGCCCTATCAATGCAAAATTAGAAGAAGAATTACTAGAACTTATCAATAAAACTGGAGTGGGACCTTTAGGACTTGGAGGAAGAACTACAGCTTTAGCTGTTAAAGTTGAAACTTATCCATGCCATATAGCAGCTCTTCCTGTTGCTATCAACATTAACTGCCATGCAGCTAGACATAAAGAAGTAGAACTATAA
- a CDS encoding DUF6348 family protein: MAHHHEKEEIILSNLIYLMDMGSYDGHTTLNVYSLNLKISVFLNNVQSNMTQAIFSIEHPEFEEEIIESVAGAGETINKAFENIANNFYESILIPLLAGLNNIESEKLEVLLQKKLRLFKKYESDIICIGKKESMHTHESSLYDIVKDKISQYLGTKKVYMIKIFASFSVNKYICEVRINGVIIPELTKLVEDYAKTWVNMGDYYAEKQCIFFIQDDSTYEICPYTRKEAIENALKFIELFESGKEYDAIYSDMENIGKTKDLSTELFFLIPEIYCEVIINNVKYNDLILIMKDNNDSELIHTTQMRVYNYIKEAIYTHLDKNHPSDEKIFNVISLSARYLSIHNALIDGKSEFEELKNIYLTLPVDKNYKLF, from the coding sequence ATGGCACATCATCATGAAAAAGAAGAGATAATACTAAGTAACTTAATATATTTAATGGATATGGGAAGTTATGATGGACACACTACTTTAAATGTATACTCTTTAAATCTTAAAATTTCAGTTTTTTTAAATAATGTACAAAGTAATATGACACAAGCAATCTTCTCTATTGAGCATCCAGAATTTGAAGAGGAGATAATAGAATCTGTTGCAGGAGCAGGGGAAACTATTAATAAAGCTTTTGAAAATATAGCTAATAATTTTTATGAATCTATATTAATTCCACTTTTAGCTGGACTTAACAATATTGAAAGTGAAAAGCTAGAGGTTTTACTTCAAAAAAAATTAAGATTATTTAAAAAATATGAAAGTGACATAATCTGTATTGGAAAAAAAGAGAGTATGCATACACATGAAAGCTCTCTATATGATATAGTAAAGGATAAAATTTCCCAATATTTAGGAACAAAAAAAGTATATATGATTAAAATTTTTGCTTCATTTAGTGTAAATAAATATATTTGTGAGGTGAGAATAAATGGAGTTATTATTCCAGAGCTTACAAAGCTTGTAGAAGATTATGCAAAAACTTGGGTAAATATGGGAGATTACTATGCTGAAAAACAATGTATATTTTTTATACAAGATGACAGTACATATGAAATATGTCCATATACTAGGAAGGAAGCTATTGAAAATGCTCTAAAATTTATAGAGCTTTTTGAATCTGGAAAAGAGTATGATGCTATTTATTCAGATATGGAAAACATAGGTAAAACTAAGGATTTATCTACTGAACTTTTCTTTTTGATTCCAGAAATATACTGTGAAGTTATAATAAATAATGTAAAATATAATGATCTTATACTAATTATGAAAGATAATAATGACAGTGAACTTATACATACTACCCAAATGAGAGTCTATAATTATATCAAAGAAGCTATCTACACTCATTTAGATAAAAATCATCCATCAGATGAAAAGATTTTTAATGTAATATCATTAAGTGCAAGATATCTTTCTATCCACAATGCTTTAATAGATGGAAAAAGTGAATTTGAAGAGTTAAAAAATATTTATTTAACTCTTCCAGTTGATAAAAATTACAAATTATTTTAA
- a CDS encoding YitT family protein: MTLGCFIYAFAVNYFYVSNHLAEGGVTGIALIIYYLFKTPVGITYFVVNIPLLILGWKMLGKDFIIKTLYGTIMMSVALGLTEGMNGATSDTILASLYGGFIGGIGLGLIFLCGGSTGGTDIVARIMSKYRGIPVGKAMLILDVIVLSAVAFLFGKEVFMYTLIAAVVLTKTIDFVQEGMDKAKAVTIISKKSDLLKEELMKETERGVTILNGIGAYTDSNLDIIYCVVSKYQIIKVKRIVKEIDPHAFLTITDVSEVLGEGFKNIKDE, from the coding sequence ATGACATTGGGATGTTTTATCTATGCTTTTGCAGTAAATTACTTTTATGTAAGTAATCATCTAGCAGAGGGAGGAGTTACAGGGATAGCCCTTATTATATATTATCTTTTTAAAACTCCAGTGGGAATAACTTATTTTGTTGTAAATATTCCACTTTTAATATTGGGATGGAAGATGTTAGGAAAAGATTTTATTATAAAAACATTGTATGGAACTATTATGATGTCAGTTGCTTTAGGACTTACTGAGGGAATGAATGGAGCTACATCAGATACAATCTTAGCATCTCTTTATGGAGGATTCATAGGAGGAATAGGTTTAGGTCTTATATTTCTATGTGGAGGATCTACAGGTGGAACTGATATAGTAGCTAGAATTATGTCAAAATATAGAGGTATTCCTGTAGGGAAAGCGATGTTAATACTAGATGTAATTGTGCTTTCAGCAGTAGCTTTTCTTTTTGGAAAAGAGGTATTTATGTATACTCTTATAGCAGCAGTAGTTTTAACTAAAACTATTGATTTTGTTCAAGAGGGTATGGATAAAGCAAAAGCTGTTACAATAATCTCTAAAAAATCAGATCTTTTAAAAGAGGAACTAATGAAAGAAACAGAGAGGGGAGTAACTATTTTAAATGGGATAGGAGCTTATACAGATAGCAATTTAGATATTATCTATTGTGTTGTAAGTAAATATCAAATTATAAAAGTAAAAAGAATAGTTAAAGAGATAGATCCACATGCTTTTTTAACAATAACAGATGTTTCTGAGGTTTTAGGAGAAGGATTTAAAAATATAAAAGATGAGTAA
- a CDS encoding metallophosphoesterase produces the protein MAFIIYGEILYIVAFIGNLLLKNRTDITLYKFVIPIVVILLVIGTYFKKVTVVKEYEINSEGKFKKPINIALISDIHLGYINGNSSMENLVKKVNSLNPDLVLVAGDTVDMHLKPVIEKNMLENFKNIKSRYGVFINIGNHDIYGGKVKEFTDRLNSYKNINVLRDGKILIDDSFYVASRDNYSKQPLSEILKDSEEKPVLYMQHTPDTIDETVKNKVFLQVSGHTHRGQFFPGSLFTKKIFKLDYGYKKFQDTNVVVSSGYGTWGPPIRIGTQSEIVLIKIK, from the coding sequence ATGGCATTTATAATATATGGTGAAATTTTGTATATAGTTGCCTTTATCGGTAATCTTCTTTTAAAAAATAGAACAGATATAACTTTATATAAATTTGTTATTCCTATTGTTGTAATTCTTCTTGTTATTGGAACATATTTTAAAAAAGTTACAGTTGTAAAAGAGTATGAAATAAATAGTGAGGGAAAATTTAAAAAGCCTATAAATATTGCTTTAATTTCAGATATACATCTAGGCTATATCAATGGAAATAGTTCAATGGAAAATTTAGTTAAAAAGGTGAATAGTTTAAATCCAGATCTAGTTTTAGTAGCTGGAGATACTGTTGATATGCACTTAAAACCTGTAATTGAAAAAAATATGCTTGAAAATTTTAAAAATATTAAAAGCAGATATGGGGTTTTTATAAACATTGGTAACCATGATATCTATGGTGGAAAAGTTAAGGAGTTTACTGATAGGTTAAATAGTTATAAAAATATTAATGTTTTAAGAGATGGTAAAATTTTAATAGATGATAGTTTCTATGTTGCATCTCGTGACAATTACTCTAAGCAACCATTGAGTGAAATTTTAAAAGATAGTGAGGAGAAACCAGTATTATATATGCAACATACTCCAGATACTATTGATGAAACAGTTAAAAACAAGGTTTTTTTACAAGTGTCTGGACATACTCATAGAGGGCAATTTTTTCCGGGAAGTCTTTTCACTAAGAAGATTTTTAAGCTAGATTATGGTTACAAAAAGTTTCAAGATACAAATGTTGTTGTTTCTTCTGGTTATGGAACTTGGGGACCACCTATAAGAATAGGAACTCAATCAGAAATTGTATTAATAAAAATTAAATAA
- a CDS encoding WG repeat-containing protein, giving the protein MLRLFIIMLLTTVTALGGELIKIDNLIFEEVPIKREFKDYKVGRVLDGDKRYIGLYGIIDKDNQLITKPNNMLVSIQKDYVYLVDINYREGILSKEGKWIGKMGEFKYKNKESQMYSELDDKKTNKYFIIYKVENRKYKYGYLNFNGDIQVPMIYEDARNFSEGFALVKKDGRWGYINENGKPITEFKFLDGKPFKNGEASVRENSERYYIDTNGEKKVFKSFCGNIKDVVVNFFYDTKGKAGTIWSDNIKEKKKIDL; this is encoded by the coding sequence ATGCTAAGATTATTTATTATTATGTTACTAACAACTGTCACAGCTTTAGGGGGCGAACTTATAAAGATAGATAATCTTATATTTGAAGAAGTTCCAATAAAAAGAGAGTTTAAAGATTATAAGGTAGGAAGGGTATTAGATGGAGATAAACGATATATAGGGTTATATGGTATTATTGATAAAGATAACCAGTTAATAACTAAACCAAATAATATGCTAGTTTCTATTCAAAAAGATTATGTATATTTAGTCGATATAAATTATAGAGAGGGAATTTTATCAAAAGAGGGAAAATGGATTGGTAAAATGGGAGAATTTAAATATAAAAACAAAGAATCTCAAATGTATAGTGAACTTGATGATAAAAAGACAAATAAATATTTTATAATTTATAAAGTTGAAAATAGAAAGTATAAATATGGATACCTTAACTTTAATGGTGATATTCAAGTGCCGATGATATACGAAGATGCTAGAAATTTTTCAGAAGGGTTTGCATTAGTTAAAAAAGATGGAAGATGGGGCTACATAAATGAAAATGGAAAACCAATAACAGAGTTTAAATTTTTAGATGGAAAACCTTTTAAAAACGGAGAAGCATCTGTAAGAGAAAATTCTGAGAGATATTACATAGATACAAATGGAGAAAAAAAGGTTTTTAAGAGTTTTTGCGGTAATATTAAAGATGTAGTTGTAAATTTCTTCTATGATACAAAAGGAAAAGCAGGAACAATTTGGAGTGATAATATTAAGGAAAAGAAAAAAATAGATCTATAA
- a CDS encoding toxin-antitoxin system YwqK family antitoxin, with the protein MSNKQEEKGIRKEEFFTKRMRNGLAYMEDEILPFTGIFIFRYGNGAVKEYEPFVKGIKEGVNEKFYKTGNIKESNTFVDGSLNGDSIQFYENGNMKESMVFLKDKLDGEWVKYYEDGTIKTRGLFKNGSLEGNRITYYPNGVIKEIAPFKNNLLHGKSKKFFESGIIEMCEEFENGQLNGEVIYYYENGEIKIREEYRDQEKNGKYIRYYENGSVNAIGTFKNGKLNGDWTMFYENGKLLGTAYFEDGEIKKDR; encoded by the coding sequence ATGAGTAATAAACAAGAGGAAAAGGGTATTAGAAAAGAGGAGTTTTTTACAAAAAGAATGAGAAATGGACTTGCCTATATGGAAGATGAGATACTCCCTTTTACTGGAATCTTTATTTTTAGATATGGAAATGGAGCAGTAAAAGAGTATGAACCATTTGTCAAGGGGATAAAAGAGGGAGTCAATGAAAAATTTTATAAAACTGGTAACATAAAAGAGTCTAATACATTTGTTGATGGAAGTCTAAATGGTGACTCTATCCAATTTTATGAAAATGGAAATATGAAAGAATCTATGGTTTTTCTAAAAGATAAACTTGATGGTGAATGGGTAAAATATTATGAAGATGGAACTATTAAAACTAGAGGCCTTTTCAAAAATGGATCTTTAGAAGGAAATAGAATAACTTATTATCCAAATGGGGTTATAAAAGAGATAGCTCCTTTTAAAAACAATCTTCTTCATGGAAAATCTAAAAAGTTTTTTGAAAGCGGAATAATTGAAATGTGTGAAGAGTTTGAAAATGGACAACTTAATGGAGAAGTTATATATTACTATGAAAATGGGGAGATCAAAATTCGTGAAGAGTATAGAGATCAAGAGAAAAATGGTAAATATATAAGATACTATGAAAATGGCTCTGTTAATGCCATTGGAACTTTTAAAAATGGCAAACTTAACGGAGATTGGACAATGTTTTATGAAAATGGAAAATTGTTAGGAACTGCATATTTTGAAGATGGAGAAATAAAAAAAGATAGATAA
- a CDS encoding NADH:flavin oxidoreductase gives MKTIFDKTNFVNLPIKNRIFRSAVWEGVAENEHMTDELFKTYEELAKGGTGVIITSFVTVNPDDIPAPDMLGIYNDSFIEEYKKLTDMVHSYGAKIFIQLVAGGSQGRNNVNLGKTIYGPSAHVNPITGIEAVEMSKEKIDEVVKLFKDASIRAKESGFDGIEIHAAHGYLISQFLNPLFNKREDEYGGDVDGRGRLLIDTYLSVREAVGDDFIVGMKINCDDFTDGGFNFGESSWICERMAMMGMDFIEISGGNAIRKISSPEEESYFKAFANIVAEDNNIPVVLVGGNRDINSIEEILNNSSIEYFAFARPLIREPNLANRWESGDRSRAKCISCNRCKGEKGVSCIFNR, from the coding sequence ATGAAAACTATTTTTGACAAAACAAACTTTGTAAATCTTCCTATTAAAAACAGGATTTTCAGAAGTGCTGTTTGGGAGGGAGTTGCAGAAAATGAGCATATGACTGATGAGCTTTTTAAGACATATGAGGAGTTAGCAAAAGGTGGAACAGGGGTAATTATAACAAGTTTTGTTACTGTTAATCCAGATGATATTCCAGCTCCTGATATGTTGGGAATATATAATGATTCCTTTATAGAAGAGTATAAAAAACTTACAGATATGGTTCACTCTTATGGAGCTAAAATATTTATACAACTTGTAGCTGGAGGATCTCAAGGTAGAAATAATGTTAATTTAGGGAAAACAATCTACGGACCTTCTGCTCATGTAAATCCAATTACAGGAATTGAAGCTGTAGAGATGTCAAAAGAGAAGATAGATGAAGTAGTAAAACTTTTTAAAGATGCTAGTATTAGAGCAAAAGAGAGTGGTTTTGATGGAATCGAAATTCATGCTGCTCATGGATATCTGATTAGTCAATTTTTAAACCCTTTATTTAATAAGAGAGAGGATGAGTATGGAGGAGATGTTGATGGTAGAGGAAGACTTTTAATAGATACTTATCTTTCAGTTAGAGAGGCTGTTGGGGATGATTTTATAGTTGGTATGAAGATCAACTGTGATGATTTTACAGATGGTGGATTTAATTTTGGAGAAAGCTCTTGGATTTGTGAAAGAATGGCTATGATGGGAATGGACTTTATTGAGATAAGTGGAGGAAATGCTATTAGAAAGATCTCATCTCCAGAAGAAGAGAGTTACTTTAAAGCCTTTGCTAATATAGTTGCTGAGGATAACAATATTCCTGTTGTACTTGTTGGTGGAAATAGAGATATTAATAGTATAGAGGAGATTTTAAATAATAGCAGCATTGAGTATTTTGCCTTTGCACGTCCTCTTATTCGTGAACCTAACTTAGCTAATAGATGGGAAAGTGGAGATAGATCAAGAGCTAAGTGCATATCTTGTAATAGATGTAAAGGTGAAAAAGGGGTAAGCTGTATTTTTAATAGATAG